The Oncorhynchus keta strain PuntledgeMale-10-30-2019 chromosome 28, Oket_V2, whole genome shotgun sequence DNA segment ACAAAGGAGGAAAACTCAAATGAAAAGGTCAGTCGGTCAGGCACATCAGTGTTGACTCCCCCacgccacaacacacacacagacaaacacacatatcTTTGATGCTTAATTGCATTTCTGGGCAGGCAAAGGTCAATTTTCTACATACAACATGCTCATTTTGATGATAGTGAGTGGACTGTTTTTTGTTGTGTGCCGTTAATGGATGGCAGAAACTCACTCCCAGGCGCACCAGTTGCATTGGCAGTGGAGAGAACTACGTGAGTGGGAGTAGAAATATTGGTTACGTCATGGAGTTGGCTGAGAACTGAGGAGCGACGTCGCGCAGCACCCTGAAAGGAACCACTTCTCTTGAAGGTACTCACTACCTCCATctgttggagagaaagagaggatatcACAGAGAGGACATGACAGTCTTGAAGTACCTCATGTCAATTGGTAGGGGGCCCTGTGGGGCATATTGGAGAGCTGTGAAAGCAAAAGGCAGAATTAATCACATTTAAAGGGATTGTAAAGTAGAACTTGTCGTTTTGTAGAGATCATGTTCCACAATGAAGGAATCTAAAAGCATGTTTTAGATACAAAAAGGCATTTTAAAAGAAAATCAAGGTACGTTTTAAATCAACGATGTTGCCCTCAAAACATGGACTGGTAATGTTAATTATTGTATTTAGCATTACATCAGCATCATGTGTCTCACCTAGATGCTGGTTTCAGTAAGAGACAGACTACAATTAGAACTCTTGTAATATATTTAATATACTTGTTGTTAGGATTATTAGGTATGATCATTGAAGACTTGTCTGTGTAACAGTGACGAGGATTAAGGATACATAAAAAATAAAGACAGAATCTGTGATAATCGCAATGACATGAGGATGAAGGATAAAAAGTGAGAAATATGACCATGAGATGTAATCAAAATGACTCTGATAGGTTACAATAGAGATGATTGTATTTAAATAAATATAGGAAAACAAAGTGTGGTGAAATAAATTAAGGCATCAAATGgtgaagaaagagagacacataTTAACAGAGATAAGTCGGGCAAGCAGAAAAGACTCCTCTTCGTAGGACAGTACAGCACATACGAGAGCCCTTGTTAGGGAAAGACAAGGGACAGAGAATGGTGGAGCCCAATGCACTGTACCTGAGTCTGAATACGATTGAGGCCCCGGAACCAGAGAATCTGCCCTCGACGTAGCTCCCTCTCAGCATGGTCAATCTCTTGCTCATCATCTGCCATGTCATCATCAATCATCTCTTCCTTACCCAGCGCATGACCCGCTTCCTTCAGACAGGGCAGGCGGCTGGTAGGCACCGTGGTGATGAGCTgttggggtcaggggtcagcgTTAGTTGATGAACAAGAAGAACACAACTTCTGTTTCGGTCTGGTTGGTCCTAGCAAGCCCTTGTGTCAAAGCCAACTGAAGACTGGGTTATGGATATGTGGGTTTGTCTATGTCAAAGGCCTTAATTGTGTCTTGACACAAAACCACTGGAGAACCACAGATTGGTTAACACATTCAAACAACGTTAACTCCAGCATAAGTACCTGTCCCCACAACAGCTCTCCTACTCCCACGAGCAGACACCACAGCCACTGCTCCACATTGAGTGGTGTGCAGCTGAAAGGTTTCCCCCCAAACTGCACAATCACAAACTGTACAGAATAAGACACAAGACGAGAGAGATATGATCACAAAAAGTGGTTGCCATTGGTTAGCACAACATACATGTATCATGTATCCTGTGAGACAATAATTAAGTAGTCAATATTATTAGGTATATGTCATGGTTGAATAACATTACTAGGATTGCTATAATGTAAAGGGAAAACAACGTATAAGAAGTAAAAGCTTGTGGTCCTCTCACCTGCATTAAAAAAGTCCCCAGCACAATACTGCAGAAAATAGGGTTGTGGAATATGCCGTCGAAAACGTTCCTTTCACCGTGGATCTTGCGGGCATTGATCTCGTTGAACAGTTGCATGAGCACAAAGGTGTTGAAGATGATCGTGTAGTGCTCAGAAGGGGGAGAGTGCAGAGGGGCGTGGCGTCCGCTATCAATGTTGAAGATCTTTTCTCCTGAGATGGAGAGGAACACAAAAAGGATAAGCAGACAATAGAAAGAGACACATGTAGTCGAATATATATTTTCTAGTTAAAGCGATAGTGCAAGATTCTGGAAATTAAGCTGTTTTGCTACTTACCCAATGTCAGATGAAGTCATGGATGCCATTtgttatgtctctgcgtgcagtttgaaggaagttgacgGTAGTTTCTACTTCCAGTGATTACgttaacgctagttagcattggctcgcaaaactacctacaacttccttcatactgaacgcagagacataaaaatggtatccatgagttcatctgactggaTAAGTAGCAAAACACACTATCCCTTTAATGGTAGGCAATGGTATACTAAATGATCATGTAAAATACTATGAGCTAAATAGAGCACCACAGTTCCATGACTGTTTTTCTTCAACCTTCTTGTTCCCCACTACTGCCATTACCTACACCCCACTCTCCCTTTCCCCAACTCCAGCCTCCATCCCCCACCTCCACCTGCagcccccctccacctcctccccttttctccattctcttcccacttccagtctctctcctcctccttctcctcctcccttgtgTGTACCCGCAAACAGCAGGGTGAAGATGATAGTGAGCTGGTAGATGGCATGGCCCAGGATGTTCTTCATCATGGTGCGGGAGATGAGGGGGTTGTTGCGGCCGTAAGGCTTCCTCAGGAGCAGGGACTCAGTGGGCGGCTCGGTGGCTAAGGCCAGGGAGGCAAAGGTGTCCATGATAAGGTTCACCCACAACATCTGGACAGCCTTCAGAGGAGAGTcctgaagggaggagagagagaggagtgggtagGGACatgtaaggagagagggagaaagaggtagagagggggatggaaagagGCAGAGGGAGAAGTCAAAAGAGAAGCAGcaagagaggtaaggagagaaggagagagaaaaagaggtaaGTAGATATCATTTAAATTAATTTTGCTTCAAAacttctccctctgcctctcaccATCATAGACTGTTACCTACATCTTTGATCATTTACTACAGTTACTTAAATGATCCATTTGGATTTTACACAACAGTgaattgtgttgtggtgtgttgtggtgtgctgTACTGTGGTATGGTGTGTGAGAGTCAGCGATGGAGTGAGTACCTGTGTGATACAGGCGCCGGTGAAGGCCACAATGACAGCCACTACGTTGACAGTGAGCTGGAATTGGAGGAACTTGGAGATGCTGTCATAGACGTTACGTCCCCACATGACCGCCTTCACAATGCTAGAGAAGTTGTCATCAGTCAGGATGATGTCAGAGGCTTCCTTGGCTACGTCAGTACCAGCGATGCCCTACACAGAGCCACCAAAATAATCCACTTTAAATTCACCCCCCGCTTGCACAAGTCTCACATTTAAAAGGAAAACATGTCACTAATACCTATGTAAGTGCGTGATAGTTACACAGCCGTAAGTACTACGTTAGAACTAATGTAACGACACCACAGTACATACCATGCCTATGTAACTACAATGTAAATAGGTAGGGAAATGTATTATTAAAGTGATGCGCCAAAGGTCTTGCATAATATCACACAGTAGATTTGAAAGCAGTGCTCACGAGCCAAAACTGGTCCCTGAAAATTGTGCACACTTGTGTACTACATCaaccattttgtatgatatgttacaaatttgtaaGTGCTTATGATCCCGGACTGCAACTTTAAGTGTGGCACTTAATATTTTCCCAAAGTTACTAAAATGACTAAAGAtttgtcatcatcatcatgtctcaCCATGGCAAAGCCAACATCGGCCTTCTTCAGTGCGGGTCCGTCGTTTGTCCCGTCCCCTGTCACAGCTACTACCTGCCGCTGTTCCAGTACGGTGCTGTCTATGATGCCTGCAGAGAGATTAAGGTCTCATTGGAAATGCTGCATCTGCATGGTTTACAAGCTGTTTACAAAATAATACTGTAGTTTTGAGTGTAGAATCACTGACCCACCTTTAACCAGTGTATGTTTGTCTGTAGGTGAGGACCGAGCCAGAACTCTCAATTTGGGCCAAACCTTATCAATGCGCCCCTGCTCAACCTGTAAGAAAGAAAGATTGGGTATCCACAGAAAATGTTGAGTCATGTAACACTATGTAAAACAAGCTAAGGAACTGAATCAGGGCACTTTTATTTTTTTGTCGGTTAAAAAGTGTCAAACAATTAATGAATGATGAATTCTACCTCTCCTTTCTCATTTCTGATTCGTCGGTTGAATTCCTTCCCGTCTATACACAGGAAGTCATCCCCTGGCTGGATGATGCCACACTTGGCAGCGATGGCTCgtgctgtgttgatgttgtcacCTGTCACCATGCGCACCGTGATACCTGCTCGCTGGCATTGCTTGATAGCATCTGGGACCTGGTTAGAAAAGACAGCTGGGTTTTGATAAAGCCTTGGCACACCCTCTTACTAGCTAATGTGCATGTAACTACAGCTTCATCACTGAATATTTACTACAATTATAACAATACCTATAATCTCAGAAATGCAGAactgatttaaaaaaacattgcATTGGACACTTGATTATGTTCTAGGGGCAGATGTGTTAGAAAATATACTAGAACAAGGAGTGAAATAGCCCCCCTCTGTATCCTTATGGCAAGTCTATGGTCCAAATGTCCACTCCCCTTCCGAAACTCAAAAAATGCGGCAAAGTTCCTTGTTAGTCGTCGCATCCCAGTCTGTTTACTGATGCTACGATACTATTTATTATTTATGTTACGTATAAGATTACAATACCTATACCTAACTATACCTATACCTAACTACACCTAACTATACCTATACCTAACTATACCTATACCTGCTGTTTAACAATACCTGTTGTATAACAATACCTATTTATTCCTAAATTCATATCTATCTTACTTATTTAGACATTTATCTGCAGAATAACTCACTTGAAATGAAGAGCAAGAAACAGTCAATTGTTATACCTGTGGAAAAACTCCACTCCAAATCTCTACCTACATCTGTAAACAACTGCACCGCAATAGAGCGTCCCTCTGTGTAAGGTCTTGGTTACCTCTGGGCGGACAGGGTCCTCGATGCCCACCACAGTGATACAGATGAGGTCGCTGACGATGCCCGCCTCGTCCTCCCAGTCGGGCTCAGGGCTGGCCGGCAGGTCCTTGTAGGCCACGCAGATGGTGCGCAGGCCGTCGCAGGCCATGGGCTCGATCACCTTCTTCACCATCTCATCCCTATCCCGTGGGCGGAAACCCCGCGGATCTCCACCGCCAGCCATGATAGAGGAGcacctgacagacagagagtcagaactATGGTTGCAAAGCTACCGGTAATTACAGGAAATGTACAGTATACTTGAATAACTTTTAAGTAttcatacagtatatagtattcattttttatatctgtgtccatattgtccatgagttcCTAGTGaatagaccatatggttcaagagaaaatagcatttatttttttatataaccatctaatcaacaatggcattatttttTATTAACTATGCAACTTTTACAACTATTTATTTTTTTCACAACTGACACCAGTTTGGCACCACAACATTTACAacaaagacatattgacattgtaaaataaattaatcaaatatattttatggTGGCATGGCCCAGGATTAAACACCAAAGGTATTCACTAAATTCATGGTTTATACTTAGGATGTTTTACAGAGTTGTCATTCTATTTGACATGTTATTTAAAATAATCTTATTAGATGATGTTATATATTGTACATATAataaggccacacagagggccagagataattacagacaccaGTGATCATCTGAAGGACCTAAAAAGGCCACGAGATGTCCAGTGATAAATTCCTTAAAATCCTTGAAAGTTACCAAAATTGTGTTAGATATTGCTACTTGCAAATAATATACCCTTCTTTTGCCACCCTAGTCAGGACACAAGTCAGATGCTCTGTATGTTAGGGCAAAGTATTAATGTTAGTCGTTTTGTTTTGTTCATCAAACCTCATTCAAGGCTAACTTTATCTTGAGGCCACCCCCACCACATTCTCTATCAAAGCTGTagcctcaaatcaaatccaactttatttgtAAAGCCTCGGAGTCAGACTTACTTCTTGAGCAGGATCTCAGAGGCCCCCTTGCTGTAGAGGCGGAAGGATCCATCGGGCAGCTGCACCACTGTGCTCATGGACTTGCGCACCGAGTTGAAGGTGTAGACCTTGTAGAGCTTCTCCTCAGGGATCTGTTCCCTCACGGGGGCATAGTCCCTCTTCAGGTCCAGGACAAAGCCAAGTAGGGCACACTCTGTCTTGTTGCCCACCTGCTTGGGTAGGCCTCCCTCCTTATCTGGGGGCTAACAGATAAAATATTAAGTTACTATTCCACCCCCCGCTGAACAGACTGGGCAAAATGAGTCGAAGACAAGAAGGAAAAGAAAAGGCGATAAGATTTGTATGTAAATGTGTATGTAAATGTGTATGTACATTCTGAATTCTATGAATTGTTTTAGCTACTGTATGTTGTGCTGACATGAACAAAATGAGTTTCCATCCAAATGTCCAACTAAACCGAATAAACAGAAAAAAATAAAGCTGTGTTACCCGTTATCATTCCACACTGCAGACATATGCCACAATAAAACTGTAGGAGCATTCAACAGTGTGcaggtatctacagtatctgtctttCACAATCCACCCTCTCACCATAATCTTGGAGGTGTAGGCGCTGTTGACAGCTATGGCATTTACAAGTGTGTCCAGCACCATAGGATTCATCTGGTCAGGGTGTGGGA contains these protein-coding regions:
- the LOC118360570 gene encoding plasma membrane calcium-transporting ATPase 3-like isoform X5, whose translation is MGDLANSSVEFKPKKRGSGGGMEVNHAGDFGATLEDLRDLMELRGAEAIQKIQENYTDTEGLCQRLKTSPADGLSDNPSDLEKRGQVFGQNFIPPKKAKSFLELVWEALQDVTLIILEIAAIISLALSFYQPPGEESEACGNVASGAEDEGEAEAGWIEGAAILLSVVCVVLVTAFNDWSKEKQFRGLQSRIEQEQRFAVVRNGTVIQIPVAEMVVGDVAQIKYGDLLPADGILIQGNDLKIDESSLTGESDHVKKSVDKDPMLLSGTHVMEGSGKMLVTAVGINSQTGIIFTLLGAGEGDQEEEKKDKKAKKQDEAVAMEMQPLKSAEGGEVEAEKKKGNVPKKEKSVLQGKLTKLAVQIGKAGLVMSAITVIILVMYFVIETFVVQGREWLTECTPVYVQYFVKFFIIGVTVLVVAVPEGLPLAVTISLAYSVKKMMKDNNLVRHLDACETMGNATAICSDKTGTLTTNRMTVVQAYAGDQHFHMVPHPDQMNPMVLDTLVNAIAVNSAYTSKIMPPDKEGGLPKQVGNKTECALLGFVLDLKRDYAPVREQIPEEKLYKVYTFNSVRKSMSTVVQLPDGSFRLYSKGASEILLKKCSSIMAGGGDPRGFRPRDRDEMVKKVIEPMACDGLRTICVAYKDLPASPEPDWEDEAGIVSDLICITVVGIEDPVRPEVPDAIKQCQRAGITVRMVTGDNINTARAIAAKCGIIQPGDDFLCIDGKEFNRRIRNEKGEVEQGRIDKVWPKLRVLARSSPTDKHTLVKGIIDSTVLEQRQVVAVTGDGTNDGPALKKADVGFAMGIAGTDVAKEASDIILTDDNFSSIVKAVMWGRNVYDSISKFLQFQLTVNVVAVIVAFTGACITQDSPLKAVQMLWVNLIMDTFASLALATEPPTESLLLRKPYGRNNPLISRTMMKNILGHAIYQLTIIFTLLFAGEKIFNIDSGRHAPLHSPPSEHYTIIFNTFVLMQLFNEINARKIHGERNVFDGIFHNPIFCSIVLGTFLMQFVIVQFGGKPFSCTPLNVEQWLWCLLVGVGELLWGQLITTVPTSRLPCLKEAGHALGKEEMIDDDMADDEQEIDHAERELRRGQILWFRGLNRIQTQMEVVSTFKRSGSFQGAARRRSSVLSQLHDIRVVKAFHSPLYDGIEKPGSKNSIQDFMAHPEFLISDLVHNIPLIDETDIETEESERSDCNNIRLAFRQAPPPAQAPQPPPRCRSTSRPAPYRQQSLPVTLNCNNNATAAADAENGDHLNPKDARLPTASLCRPASPLHSLETCL